Proteins encoded together in one Chiloscyllium plagiosum isolate BGI_BamShark_2017 chromosome 3, ASM401019v2, whole genome shotgun sequence window:
- the LOC122548643 gene encoding trace amine-associated receptor 1-like, with protein MNSSLRSTETVEYCYSFAEQSCMKANRSNGLRVSLYLFGVVAILVTVVGNMLVIISISHFKKLHTPTNYLILSLAVADFLLGCMVMPYSLVRSIENCWYLGEMFCKLQSSFDFMLCAASIFHLCFISIDRYYAVCDPLKYKTRITLQIVLMMIFTSWILSAFVGFGMICLELNLIEIRDFYYRQIYCYGGCILLMGKFCSVIYSLISFYLPGFIMLCIYTKIYFVATKQARAINDIARQTQAIKDSKNISSQTSERKAAKTLGIVMGVFLICWSPYFTSNFIDPFIEHSTPRIMFDLFFWFGYLNSAFNPVIYAFFYSWFRKALKNMLTFKIFTTDSSRINLF; from the coding sequence ATGAATTCTAGCCTCAGGAGCACAGAAACGGTTGAATATTGCTACAGTTTTGCGGAGCAGTCTTGCATGAAAGCCAACCGATCAAATGGCCTCCGAGTATCCCTTTATCTGTTTGGTGTGGTGGCAATTCTGGTGACAGTAGTTGGTAATATGTTGGTGATCATTTCAATCTCGCATTTCAAAAAACTCCACACACCCACTAATTATCTAATTCTTTCGTTGGCAGTTGCGGATTTTCTGCTTGGATGTATGGTTATGCCGTACAGTTTGGTGAGATCTATAGAAAACTGTTGGTACTTAGGGGAAATGTTTTGCAAACTTCAATCAAGCTTTGATTTTATGCTTTGTGCAGCATCAATATTCCACCTGTGCTTTATCTCTATTGATCGATATTATGCAGTATGTGACCCGCTGAAATACAAGACCAGAATCACACTTCAAATTGTCCTCATGATGATCTTCACCAGTTGGATTCTTTCAGCATTTGTCGGTTTTGGCATGATATGTTTAGAACTGAATTTAATTGAAATTAGGGATTTCTATTACCGACAAATTTATTGTTATGGTGGCTGTATACTGCTGATGGGGAAATTCTGTTCAGTGATTTATTCACTAATTTCTTTTTACCTCCCAGGATTTATAATGCTGTGTATTTATACGAAGATTTACTTTGTAGCTACAAAACAAGCTCGAGCCATTAATGACATTGCAAGGCAAACCCAAGCTATCAAAGACAGTAAAAACATAAGTTCCCAGACAAGTGAAAGAAAAGCTGCAAAAACTCTTGGAATAGTGATGGGTGTATTTTTAATTTGCTGGTCTCCATATTTCACTTCTAATTTCATAGACCCTTTCATTGAACACTCAACCCCACGCATTATGTTTGATCTCTTTTTTTGGTTTGGATATTTAAATTCTGCATTTAACCCAGTGATCTATGCATTTTTTTATTCTTGGTTCAGAAAAGCCCTAAAAAATATGTTaacctttaaaatatttacaactgATTCCTCAAGAATAAATCTATTTTAA